Proteins co-encoded in one Colletes latitarsis isolate SP2378_abdomen chromosome 2, iyColLati1, whole genome shotgun sequence genomic window:
- the LOC143347080 gene encoding LOW QUALITY PROTEIN: protein GVQW3-like (The sequence of the model RefSeq protein was modified relative to this genomic sequence to represent the inferred CDS: inserted 2 bases in 1 codon), translating into MSELREQRCNVKFCVKLGKTFMESFKLLKQAYVSNAFSRKQCYEWFTRFKNGRQSIEDDPRSGRPSTSTDDIHIQKIKDLVCINHRLTIRELAEEXSCHEILTEKLNMHRVTAKFVPRLMTEMTVLPQPSYSPDLAPCDFFLFPKLKSVLKGHRFDSVEDIKKNSSQALKDVPKETFQECTVKWKHRWNKCVNRGGEYFERDKER; encoded by the exons ATGTCCGAGTTACGAGAGCAACGATGCAACGTGAAATTTTGCGTAAAACTGGGGAAAACATTCATGGAATCATTTAAACTTTTGAAGCAAGCTTACGTAAGTAATGCTTTTTCTCGTAAACAGTGTTACGAATGGTTTACCAGATTTAAAAATGGTCGTCAATCAATTGAAGATGATCCTCGATCAGGAAGGCCTTCGACTTCAACTGATGACATTCACATTCAGAAAATCAAAGATCTTGTGTGTATTAACCATCGTCTGACTATCAGAGAACTTGCAGAAGA GTCATGTCATGAGATTTTGACCGAAAAATTAAACATGCATCGAGTTACAGCAAAGTTTGTTCCTCGTTTGATGACCGAA ATGACTGTCCTCCCCCAACCTTCCTATTCCCCAGATCTTGCTCCCTGCGACTTTTTCTTGTTCCCAAAATTAAAATCAGTGCTGAAAGGACACCGTTTTGACTCAGTTGAGGACATTAAGAAAAATTCGTCACAGGCATTGAAGGATGTTCCAAAAGAAACTTTCCAGGAATGCACCGTAAAATGGAAACATCGCTGGAACAAGTGTGTGAATAGAGGAGGAGAGTACTTTGAAAGAGACAAAGAGCGATAA